Proteins from one Haloarchaeobius litoreus genomic window:
- a CDS encoding NADH-quinone oxidoreductase subunit N, with product MFGIALFVDPATGNRRLIAGLSTAGALGALGVAAAYLFTFSGEAVHPFGDALVVDGMSLLFAVIVASVTAMVTLASYNYLAEHSYQAEYYALVLLAATGMTLMASANSLVTVFVALELASLPSYALVAFLKENKGSVEAGLKYFLVGALSSAIFAYGVSLVYAATGSLQLTAVQEAITGDFTGLLGMGVVMVVGGIAFKTASVPFHFWAPEAYEGAPAPISAFLSSASKAAGFVIAFRVFTEAFLRVGSGEFLVLGADWVLVFQILAVVTMTLGNLAAVTQDKVKRMLAYSSVGHAGYVLMSLAALSGGGASATAKIEAGQFVLAGGMMHLFVYGFMNTGAFLFIALAEYWDVGRTFEDFTGLGRQAPVASVAMTVFMFSLAGLPPFGGFLSKYLLFGAAVNSGFVWLAAVAIVNSAVSLYYYSKLVKALWFDERPADKKPLEISSRPVGLYAAVIFAAVVTTAMYGVFGPVSDAAVEAAAALL from the coding sequence ATGTTCGGGATCGCGCTGTTCGTCGACCCGGCCACCGGCAACCGCCGCCTCATCGCGGGGCTGTCGACGGCGGGCGCGCTCGGCGCGCTCGGCGTCGCCGCCGCGTACCTGTTCACCTTCAGCGGTGAGGCCGTCCACCCGTTCGGCGACGCGCTCGTCGTCGACGGCATGAGCCTCCTGTTCGCGGTCATCGTCGCCAGCGTCACGGCGATGGTGACCCTCGCGAGCTACAACTACCTCGCAGAGCACAGCTACCAGGCGGAGTACTACGCGCTGGTGCTCCTGGCAGCGACTGGGATGACGCTGATGGCGTCGGCCAACTCGCTCGTCACCGTGTTCGTGGCGCTCGAGCTCGCGTCGCTGCCGTCGTACGCACTCGTCGCGTTCCTGAAGGAGAACAAGGGTAGCGTCGAGGCGGGGCTGAAGTACTTCCTCGTCGGCGCGCTGTCCAGCGCCATCTTCGCTTACGGTGTCAGTCTGGTGTACGCCGCGACCGGCTCGCTCCAGCTGACGGCGGTGCAAGAGGCCATCACCGGCGACTTCACGGGCCTGCTCGGCATGGGCGTGGTGATGGTCGTCGGCGGTATCGCGTTCAAGACCGCCTCCGTCCCGTTCCACTTCTGGGCCCCGGAGGCGTACGAGGGCGCACCCGCTCCCATCAGCGCGTTCCTCTCGTCGGCGTCGAAGGCCGCCGGCTTCGTCATCGCCTTCCGCGTGTTCACCGAGGCGTTCCTGCGCGTCGGCAGCGGCGAGTTCCTCGTGCTCGGTGCGGACTGGGTGCTCGTCTTCCAGATTCTCGCGGTCGTCACGATGACGCTCGGCAACCTCGCCGCCGTCACACAGGACAAGGTCAAGCGGATGCTCGCGTACTCCTCCGTGGGGCACGCGGGCTACGTCCTGATGTCGCTGGCGGCGCTCTCGGGTGGCGGCGCGTCCGCCACCGCGAAGATCGAGGCCGGCCAGTTCGTGCTCGCCGGCGGGATGATGCACCTGTTCGTCTACGGGTTCATGAACACCGGGGCGTTCCTGTTCATCGCGCTGGCGGAGTACTGGGACGTCGGCCGCACCTTCGAGGACTTCACCGGCCTCGGCCGGCAGGCACCCGTCGCCTCCGTCGCGATGACGGTGTTCATGTTCTCGCTGGCCGGGCTGCCGCCGTTCGGTGGCTTCCTGAGCAAGTACCTGCTGTTCGGTGCGGCCGTCAACAGCGGGTTCGTCTGGCTGGCCGCCGTCGCCATCGTCAACAGCGCCGTGAGCCTCTACTACTACTCGAAGCTCGTCAAGGCGCTCTGGTTCGACGAGCGGCCGGCGGACAAGAAGCCGCTCGAGATCTCGAGTCGCCCGGTCGGGCTGTACGCGGCCGTCATCTTCGCTGCGGTCGTCACGACCGCGATGTACGGCGTGTTCGGTCCGGTCTCGGACGCGGCCGTCGAGGCCGCCGCGGCCCTGCTGTAG
- a CDS encoding DHH family phosphoesterase gives MVTRLFLGCGAVGQRLLEATEGWTGTERVVCEAESRVTTLREEGVDATVGDPSDPETLAALDDAGVVVVASDDARQNQRVAVAARRRFPGAFLLAYAGPEGDAEALRSVADRVVDPTDAVATRAVDRVSGEAAEDSLRLRQVLAEIDGTLAVVMHDNPDPDAIASGVAMCRLAEATGTDAEACYYGEISHQENRAMVNLLDLDLRTLGPDDDIGEFGGFALVDHARPSVNDQLPEELHVDIVIDHHPPRGPVQGRYQDLRTDVGSTSTLLTDHFSRLGVPLDESTATALLYGIQVDTNEFRREASRLDFEAAARLLPFVDEAVLDRIESPSVDGETLDTLARAIENREVRGSVLVTGVGSISDRDALPQAADKLLTMDGITCTLVYGFIDDTTYVSSRARGTDVDLGETLRAAFDQIGSAGGHADMAGAQIPVTQAFGEFDGDDERDEAIRDVITDRFFDAWYERPRDSPLVTEPKPGGIPLEPDDGGD, from the coding sequence ATGGTAACCCGGCTCTTCCTCGGTTGCGGGGCCGTCGGCCAGCGGTTGCTGGAGGCCACCGAGGGCTGGACCGGGACGGAGCGGGTCGTCTGCGAGGCCGAGAGTCGCGTCACCACGCTCCGCGAGGAGGGTGTCGACGCGACGGTCGGCGACCCGAGCGACCCCGAGACGCTGGCCGCGCTGGACGACGCGGGCGTTGTCGTGGTCGCGAGCGACGACGCTCGACAGAACCAGCGCGTCGCCGTCGCCGCACGGCGGCGCTTCCCCGGTGCCTTTCTGCTGGCGTACGCGGGCCCCGAGGGTGATGCCGAGGCACTCCGGTCGGTCGCCGACCGCGTCGTGGACCCGACCGATGCTGTGGCGACCCGGGCGGTCGACCGGGTCTCGGGCGAGGCGGCCGAGGACTCTCTCCGGCTCCGGCAGGTGCTCGCGGAGATCGACGGCACGCTCGCGGTCGTGATGCACGACAACCCGGACCCGGACGCGATCGCGAGCGGCGTCGCCATGTGTCGGCTGGCCGAGGCCACGGGCACCGACGCGGAGGCGTGCTACTACGGAGAGATCTCCCATCAGGAGAACCGCGCGATGGTGAACCTGCTCGACCTGGACCTGCGGACGCTCGGCCCCGATGACGACATCGGGGAGTTCGGCGGTTTCGCGTTGGTCGACCACGCACGTCCCAGCGTCAACGACCAGCTGCCCGAGGAGCTCCACGTCGACATCGTCATCGACCACCACCCGCCACGCGGGCCGGTCCAGGGCCGCTATCAGGACCTCAGGACGGACGTGGGTTCGACAAGTACGCTGCTGACAGATCACTTCAGTCGGCTGGGCGTCCCGCTCGACGAGTCCACCGCGACCGCGCTCCTGTACGGCATCCAGGTCGACACGAACGAGTTCAGACGGGAGGCCTCGCGGCTGGACTTCGAGGCCGCGGCCCGGCTGCTCCCGTTCGTGGACGAGGCGGTGCTCGACCGCATCGAGTCGCCGAGCGTCGACGGTGAGACCCTGGATACGCTGGCCCGGGCGATCGAGAACCGCGAGGTGCGTGGTTCGGTGCTCGTCACCGGCGTCGGCTCCATCTCAGACCGGGACGCGCTCCCCCAGGCTGCGGACAAGCTGTTGACGATGGACGGCATCACCTGCACGCTGGTGTACGGCTTCATCGACGACACGACCTACGTCTCGTCACGTGCCCGCGGGACCGACGTGGACCTCGGGGAGACGCTCCGGGCCGCGTTCGACCAGATCGGCAGCGCGGGCGGGCACGCCGACATGGCCGGCGCGCAGATTCCAGTGACACAGGCCTTCGGCGAGTTCGACGGCGACGACGAACGCGACGAGGCCATCCGCGACGTCATCACCGACCGCTTCTTCGACGCGTGGTACGAACGGCCGCGGGACAGCCCCCTCGTGACCGAGCCGAAGCCGGGTGGCATCCCGCTGGAGCCGGACGACGGCGGCGATTGA
- a CDS encoding CBS domain-containing protein — MDEESSEHGKPRVRDYMTQDVVTVSPDATVREIAERIDESNEHSGFPVCERRRVEGFVSARDLLLAGDDEPIFKVMTTDLIVAHPEMKVTDAARVILRSGIQKLPVVDDAGNLVGIISNADVIRSQIERATPEKVGKLRRTLENIHGVTLDQKHSRVELDRLIPTQKKVYADELEGRRYELERGLAEPLVVIDNDGTLLLADGHHRVMAAERLDMTEMDAYVIVVAEALELGMAETARKEGLESLADVQVVDYARHPLVETTKRLQ, encoded by the coding sequence ATGGACGAGGAGTCGAGTGAGCACGGGAAACCCCGGGTCAGGGACTACATGACCCAGGACGTGGTGACGGTGTCGCCTGACGCGACGGTACGGGAGATCGCCGAGCGGATCGACGAGAGCAACGAGCACAGCGGGTTCCCCGTCTGTGAACGTCGTCGAGTCGAGGGGTTCGTGAGCGCCCGCGACCTGCTGCTTGCCGGCGACGACGAACCGATCTTCAAGGTGATGACGACGGACCTCATCGTCGCCCACCCGGAGATGAAGGTGACCGACGCCGCCCGGGTCATCCTCCGGTCGGGCATCCAGAAGCTACCAGTGGTCGACGACGCGGGCAACCTCGTCGGTATCATCTCGAACGCGGACGTCATCCGCAGCCAGATCGAGCGCGCGACGCCGGAGAAGGTCGGGAAGCTGCGACGCACGCTGGAGAACATCCACGGCGTGACGCTGGACCAGAAGCACAGCCGGGTCGAACTCGACCGGCTCATCCCCACCCAGAAGAAGGTGTACGCCGACGAGCTGGAGGGACGCCGCTACGAGCTGGAGCGCGGGCTGGCAGAGCCGCTGGTGGTCATCGACAACGACGGCACGCTGCTGCTCGCGGACGGCCACCACCGCGTCATGGCGGCGGAGCGCCTCGACATGACCGAGATGGACGCCTACGTCATCGTCGTGGCGGAGGCGCTGGAGCTGGGCATGGCCGAGACGGCGCGCAAGGAGGGGTTGGAGTCGCTGGCAGACGTGCAGGTCGTGGACTACGCGCGACACCCGCTGGTCGAGACGACGAAACGGCTCCAGTGA
- a CDS encoding DUF7351 domain-containing protein — MGESDESDPGDRPVPPDEPAPPADAFERLGHEIRLATIEALAEQRRESWLPHGLRFSELREAVGVRDTGQFNYHLDQLRGSFVSQFGDEYVLTNAGFELAGALRAGTFDQTAGQVERRAELDHTCPICADSLDAVYEHGYLRVLCPDHGRILTTTLPPAAVRGRELSTVVDLANARTRDQVQRVRAGACPHCWGRSTVTAPAVPSEEYLRTVVGDDDDCADAADYEHNPDEDAVLAECSCEDCGMRFWLPVSVCVAHHPAVVAYYHDHGVEMDASYLDMPHATGSNGTVVSENPVRIEVEVVVDDADERLVLTLDAATEVVDQRLAPTG, encoded by the coding sequence ATGGGAGAGTCCGACGAGTCCGACCCCGGCGACCGGCCAGTGCCACCGGACGAGCCCGCGCCGCCGGCCGACGCCTTCGAGCGGCTCGGCCACGAGATCCGCCTCGCGACCATCGAGGCGCTGGCCGAACAGCGCCGGGAGTCCTGGCTCCCACACGGGCTGCGATTCTCGGAGCTCCGCGAGGCGGTCGGGGTTCGAGACACGGGACAGTTCAACTACCACCTCGACCAGCTCCGCGGCTCGTTCGTCAGCCAGTTCGGCGACGAGTACGTCCTCACGAACGCCGGCTTCGAACTGGCCGGGGCGCTCCGGGCGGGGACGTTCGACCAGACCGCCGGACAGGTCGAGCGCCGGGCCGAACTCGACCACACGTGTCCGATCTGCGCCGACTCGCTCGACGCCGTCTACGAACACGGCTACCTCAGGGTGCTGTGTCCGGATCACGGACGGATACTGACGACGACGCTTCCACCGGCCGCCGTCAGGGGTCGCGAGCTGTCGACCGTCGTGGACCTCGCCAACGCCCGGACCCGCGACCAGGTCCAGCGGGTCCGCGCGGGTGCGTGCCCCCACTGCTGGGGGCGGAGCACCGTGACCGCGCCGGCGGTCCCGAGCGAGGAGTACCTCCGGACGGTCGTCGGCGACGATGACGACTGTGCGGATGCGGCCGACTACGAGCACAACCCCGACGAGGACGCCGTCCTCGCCGAGTGCTCCTGCGAGGACTGCGGAATGCGGTTCTGGCTTCCCGTGTCGGTCTGCGTGGCCCACCACCCCGCCGTCGTCGCGTACTACCACGACCACGGCGTCGAGATGGACGCCAGCTACCTCGACATGCCACACGCCACCGGCTCGAACGGCACCGTCGTCTCCGAGAATCCAGTCCGAATCGAGGTCGAGGTCGTCGTCGACGACGCCGACGAGAGACTCGTGCTCACGCTCGACGCCGCGACCGAGGTCGTCGACCAGCGGCTCGCCCCGACCGGCTGA
- a CDS encoding ABC transporter ATP-binding protein produces MSTNASHERRREGTAAADTDGPESTPAIAVEGLTKVYGDGEDAVRAVDAVDLTIERGTTVGILGPNGAGKTTTIKSLLGLVLPDAGTVEIAGIDAHEQPRAVYRHVGAMLEGARNVYWKLTVRENLEFFAALGGQSVAGTRDRHDRLLDAFDLAGKADQPVNGLSRGQKQKVSLACTLARGTDVVFLDEPTLGLDVEASLELRRELRRLADEEDITIVLSSHDMDVVEDICDRVVILSEGSVIADDSVDDLVQVFETQAYRVTVEGTVSGSTRSRLHREFDAGDWTETGDRTGFDVTLTDGDALYDVLDVLRDAGLSLVDIDGHDPDLEEVFLEVTGRADGGDES; encoded by the coding sequence ATGAGCACGAACGCGTCCCACGAAAGACGGCGGGAGGGGACAGCGGCGGCCGACACCGACGGACCCGAGTCCACGCCTGCCATCGCCGTCGAGGGTCTGACGAAGGTGTACGGCGACGGCGAGGACGCGGTCCGGGCCGTCGACGCTGTCGACCTCACCATCGAACGCGGAACGACGGTCGGCATCCTCGGCCCGAACGGGGCGGGAAAGACGACGACGATCAAGTCGCTGCTCGGACTCGTCCTCCCCGACGCAGGCACCGTCGAGATCGCCGGTATCGACGCTCACGAACAGCCCCGAGCGGTGTACCGCCACGTCGGCGCGATGCTGGAGGGCGCACGAAACGTCTACTGGAAGCTCACGGTGCGGGAGAACCTCGAGTTCTTCGCCGCTCTCGGCGGGCAGTCCGTCGCCGGGACACGGGACCGCCACGACCGGCTGCTCGACGCCTTCGACCTCGCCGGGAAAGCCGACCAGCCGGTGAACGGCCTCTCTCGCGGCCAGAAGCAGAAGGTGTCGCTGGCCTGCACCCTCGCCAGGGGGACCGACGTGGTGTTCCTCGACGAGCCGACCCTCGGTCTCGACGTGGAGGCGTCGCTCGAACTCCGACGAGAGCTCCGTCGCCTCGCCGACGAGGAGGACATCACCATCGTCCTCTCCAGTCACGACATGGACGTCGTCGAGGACATCTGCGACCGCGTCGTCATCCTCTCCGAGGGGTCGGTCATCGCCGACGACTCGGTCGACGACCTCGTGCAGGTGTTCGAGACACAGGCCTACCGGGTCACGGTCGAGGGGACGGTCAGCGGGTCGACGCGCAGCCGGCTCCACCGGGAGTTCGATGCCGGTGACTGGACCGAGACCGGTGATCGGACCGGGTTCGACGTCACTCTCACCGACGGCGACGCCCTCTACGACGTGCTGGACGTCCTCCGGGACGCCGGGCTGAGTCTCGTCGACATCGACGGCCACGACCCCGACCTGGAGGAGGTCTTCCTGGAGGTCACCGGGCGTGCGGACGGAGGTGACGAGTCGTGA
- a CDS encoding ABC transporter permease: protein MSTVTDTGTIDSGLRGYLGFLRQSARKRLVLLWRYPVNTLSMLGTIFLVFLVLFFGGQALAPAAMEDTTGGLVVGYLLWSLAISAYSGLAWNVTREAQWGTLEQLFMSPFGFGRVMLGKTLTNLAEAFLWGTATLAFMLLVTGQSLALDPLTVLPLGVLAILPAVGVGFVFGGLAIRFKRIENAFQLVQFLFIGLISAPVGEYPLLKWLPLAQGSYLLRRAMEDGIPLWNLPADELGVLVLTAALYLGLGFAAFTYCQRWARREGVMGHY, encoded by the coding sequence GTGAGCACCGTCACCGACACCGGGACCATCGACAGCGGGCTCCGCGGCTACCTCGGCTTCCTCCGGCAGTCCGCCCGGAAGCGCCTCGTGTTGCTGTGGCGCTACCCGGTCAACACGCTCTCGATGCTCGGGACCATCTTCCTCGTGTTCCTGGTGCTGTTCTTCGGCGGGCAGGCGCTCGCGCCGGCGGCGATGGAGGACACCACCGGGGGGCTCGTCGTCGGCTACCTGCTGTGGAGTCTGGCCATCTCGGCGTACTCCGGGCTCGCGTGGAACGTGACTCGCGAGGCGCAGTGGGGGACGCTCGAACAGCTGTTCATGTCGCCGTTCGGCTTCGGCCGAGTGATGCTCGGAAAGACGCTCACGAACCTCGCCGAGGCGTTCCTGTGGGGCACGGCCACGCTCGCGTTCATGCTGCTGGTCACCGGACAGTCACTCGCCCTCGATCCGCTGACGGTGCTTCCGCTCGGCGTACTGGCCATCCTCCCGGCGGTCGGCGTCGGCTTCGTCTTCGGCGGGCTGGCCATCCGCTTCAAGCGCATCGAGAACGCCTTCCAGCTGGTCCAGTTCCTGTTCATCGGGCTCATCTCCGCCCCCGTCGGGGAGTACCCGCTGCTCAAGTGGCTCCCGCTGGCGCAGGGCAGCTACCTCCTCCGGCGCGCGATGGAGGACGGCATCCCCCTCTGGAACCTGCCTGCCGACGAACTCGGGGTGCTCGTCCTCACCGCCGCCCTCTACCTCGGGCTCGGCTTCGCCGCGTTCACCTACTGTCAGCGGTGGGCACGTCGCGAGGGCGTGATGGGTCACTACTGA
- a CDS encoding PAS domain-containing sensor histidine kinase, with protein sequence MTDGIEHRVLDDLYDALQDTVYIFDDDRVLIDANARVGDVSGRPREEFIGRPFEDLQERYVALEDHERLAAAFDRIESQDSESERLDITLKGEDGPVPVDARFVRYEGKTVMVVRNLTEQKAREQRLTELSEELDVLNRVLRHDIRNDMSVVLGWAEELEPHVDPEGREAFENIVDAVEHTVELTREVRDLVEAITRGEEFPTRPTQLDHVLGDQLAKNRKKFGHVTFTVNGDVPAVTVSGNEMLSSVLDNLLSNAVIHHDDDHPTVTVHVELDDDAAIVSVADDGPGIPDSRKTHVFGRGERGIDSPGTGIGLFLVDSLVTGYGGTVAIEDNEPRGSVFVVTLPLAEAERAEDAGA encoded by the coding sequence ATGACCGACGGGATCGAACACCGCGTACTCGACGACCTGTACGATGCGCTGCAGGACACGGTGTACATCTTCGACGACGACCGGGTTCTGATAGACGCGAACGCTCGGGTCGGGGATGTGAGCGGGCGACCGCGCGAGGAGTTCATCGGTCGCCCCTTCGAGGACCTTCAGGAGCGCTACGTCGCCCTGGAGGACCACGAGCGATTGGCGGCCGCCTTCGACCGTATCGAGAGCCAGGACTCCGAGTCGGAGCGTCTCGACATCACACTGAAAGGCGAAGACGGGCCGGTCCCGGTGGATGCTCGGTTCGTCCGGTACGAGGGGAAGACGGTTATGGTGGTCCGGAACCTCACCGAACAGAAGGCACGCGAGCAGCGCCTCACCGAGCTCTCCGAGGAGCTCGACGTGCTCAACCGCGTGCTCCGTCACGACATCCGGAACGACATGAGCGTCGTCCTCGGCTGGGCCGAGGAGCTGGAGCCCCACGTCGACCCCGAGGGTCGCGAGGCCTTCGAGAACATCGTCGACGCCGTGGAACACACCGTCGAGCTCACGAGGGAGGTCCGCGACCTCGTCGAGGCGATTACCCGCGGCGAGGAGTTCCCGACCCGACCGACGCAGCTCGATCACGTGCTCGGCGACCAGCTCGCCAAGAACAGGAAGAAGTTCGGACACGTCACCTTCACGGTGAACGGCGACGTGCCGGCCGTCACCGTCAGCGGGAACGAGATGCTCTCGTCCGTCCTCGACAACCTCCTCAGCAACGCCGTCATCCACCACGACGACGACCACCCGACTGTCACGGTCCACGTCGAACTCGACGACGATGCCGCCATCGTCTCCGTCGCAGACGACGGCCCCGGCATCCCCGACTCGCGGAAGACACACGTCTTCGGTCGGGGTGAACGCGGCATCGACAGCCCCGGCACCGGCATCGGCCTCTTCCTCGTCGACAGCCTCGTCACCGGCTACGGCGGCACCGTCGCTATCGAGGACAACGAGCCGCGGGGCTCCGTCTTCGTCGTCACGCTGCCGCTGGCCGAGGCGGAGCGGGCCGAGGACGCCGGCGCGTAG
- a CDS encoding methylmalonyl-CoA mutase family protein, which produces MYDDDDLAEIREAREDWESETLDPVLDRFGERKDRFATVSNMDVERLYTPDDVADLDYEDDLGFPGEEPYTRGPYPTMYRGRTWTMRQFAGFGTAEETNERFHYLIDEGQTGLSTAFDMPSLMGKDSDDPLSDGEVGREGVAVDTLRDMEILFDGIDLSEISTSFTINPSAPVIFAMYVALADQRGVPRDEISGTMQNDMLKEFIAQKEWVIPPEPSLDVVTDTVEFATEETPRIHPISVSGYHIREAGSTAVQELAFTLADGFAYVEDAMDRGLDVDEFAPRLSFFFNSHNAIFEEVAKFRAARRIYARVMDEWYDAEKPESKRLKFHTQTAGQSLTAQQPLNNVVRVTIQALAGVMGGTQSLHTNSFDEALALPSERAVRVALRTQQIIAEESGAADIVDPMGGSYAIEALTDQVEQQAMEYIDEIREMGDGSVRDGVLEGIDQGFFLREIQEASYEYQERVEADEEIVVGVNKYTIEEDTEPEILKVDEETQQRQLDRLAQVKAERDDEAVEDALGDLEAAIQSDENVMPYIVAAVKEYATMGEIMKVFEAEYGAYSEQIGLA; this is translated from the coding sequence ATGTACGACGACGACGACCTCGCCGAGATCCGCGAGGCCCGGGAAGACTGGGAGTCCGAGACGCTGGACCCGGTACTGGACCGCTTCGGGGAGCGCAAGGACCGGTTCGCCACGGTGTCGAACATGGACGTCGAACGGCTGTACACGCCGGACGACGTGGCCGACCTGGACTACGAGGACGACCTGGGCTTCCCCGGCGAGGAGCCGTACACGCGGGGGCCGTACCCGACGATGTACCGCGGGCGGACGTGGACGATGCGGCAGTTCGCCGGCTTCGGCACCGCCGAGGAGACCAACGAGCGGTTCCACTACCTCATCGACGAGGGACAGACGGGGCTCTCGACGGCGTTCGACATGCCGAGCCTGATGGGGAAGGACTCGGACGACCCGCTCTCCGACGGTGAGGTCGGCAGGGAGGGCGTCGCGGTCGACACGCTGCGTGACATGGAGATCCTGTTCGACGGCATCGACCTGAGCGAGATCTCCACCTCCTTCACCATCAACCCGTCCGCACCGGTCATCTTCGCGATGTACGTGGCTCTCGCCGACCAGCGCGGCGTCCCCCGGGACGAGATCAGCGGGACCATGCAGAACGACATGCTGAAGGAGTTCATCGCGCAGAAGGAGTGGGTCATCCCGCCGGAGCCGAGCCTCGACGTGGTCACCGACACCGTCGAGTTCGCCACCGAGGAGACCCCGCGCATCCACCCCATCTCCGTCTCGGGCTACCACATCCGGGAGGCCGGCTCGACCGCGGTGCAGGAGCTCGCATTCACCCTCGCCGACGGCTTCGCCTACGTCGAGGACGCGATGGACCGCGGGCTCGACGTCGACGAGTTCGCGCCGCGGCTCTCCTTCTTCTTCAACTCCCACAACGCCATCTTCGAGGAGGTCGCGAAGTTCCGCGCCGCACGGCGCATCTACGCTCGGGTGATGGACGAGTGGTACGACGCCGAGAAGCCCGAGTCCAAGCGCCTGAAGTTCCACACGCAGACGGCCGGCCAGTCACTGACCGCCCAGCAGCCGCTGAACAACGTCGTCCGCGTCACCATCCAGGCGCTCGCTGGCGTCATGGGCGGCACGCAGTCGCTGCACACGAACAGCTTCGACGAGGCGCTGGCGCTGCCCTCCGAGCGCGCGGTCCGGGTCGCGCTGCGCACCCAGCAGATCATCGCCGAGGAGTCCGGCGCGGCCGACATCGTCGACCCGATGGGCGGGAGCTACGCCATCGAGGCGCTGACCGACCAGGTCGAACAGCAGGCGATGGAGTACATCGACGAGATTCGGGAGATGGGCGACGGCTCGGTCCGCGACGGCGTCCTCGAGGGAATCGACCAGGGCTTCTTCCTCCGCGAGATCCAGGAGGCCTCCTACGAGTACCAGGAGCGCGTCGAGGCGGACGAGGAGATCGTCGTCGGCGTGAACAAGTACACCATCGAGGAGGACACCGAGCCGGAGATCCTGAAGGTCGACGAGGAGACACAGCAGCGCCAGCTCGACCGGCTCGCGCAGGTCAAAGCGGAGCGCGACGACGAGGCAGTCGAGGACGCACTCGGCGACCTCGAAGCGGCCATCCAGTCCGACGAGAACGTCATGCCGTACATCGTCGCCGCCGTGAAGGAGTACGCGACGATGGGCGAGATAATGAAGGTGTTCGAGGCGGAGTACGGGGCGTACTCCGAGCAGATCGGTCTGGCCTGA
- a CDS encoding UDP-N-acetyl glucosamine 2-epimerase has product MSSAYTVHGDRLDARLADAEFAIAVVTATKPDFYKQAPVVTAADELDVPCFILHTGQHYDDLLGHGLAEYGVEDHIGVDLGVRGGLSQKTAEVTSRIDRFTDYLDEHYPDTTVVPLVHGDTHAAATVPQAWAFATGQQVAHNEAGLRGMAPDYDAVDRDALAVGDADAVDAFVDAQWNDDWHVDRSEPFPEQYDTFVGSAASLYHFAPVELNREHLVREGYPEERIPVVGNSVVDAIEAKREAELDESVFDVYPALEARDDWLRVDIHRRANLLPGRFRAIVEGVVSLVEDGYNVNFVELNATRNALEATGLRETLLELDEARENFLFTGLWKKHAHVYEFLESGQCLAEFTDSGSMQEELNHITETACLTARFNTDRPETVFEAKTNLLVPPVSGEFVATAIRRVCEDDALLETMRDGPALYGENVGEELVSFMDDHRDEPVEWSHERAGFELGETTGIDYL; this is encoded by the coding sequence ATGAGTTCAGCGTACACGGTCCACGGGGACCGACTCGACGCCCGCCTCGCCGACGCCGAGTTCGCCATCGCGGTCGTGACGGCGACGAAACCCGACTTCTACAAGCAGGCCCCGGTCGTCACTGCCGCCGACGAACTCGACGTACCCTGCTTCATCCTCCACACCGGCCAGCACTACGACGACCTCCTCGGCCACGGGCTGGCGGAGTACGGCGTCGAGGACCACATCGGCGTCGACCTCGGCGTCCGCGGTGGCCTCTCCCAGAAGACCGCCGAGGTCACCAGCCGCATCGACCGGTTCACCGACTACCTCGACGAGCACTACCCCGACACCACGGTCGTCCCCCTCGTCCACGGCGACACGCACGCCGCCGCGACGGTGCCCCAGGCCTGGGCGTTCGCAACCGGGCAGCAGGTCGCCCACAACGAGGCCGGCCTTCGGGGCATGGCTCCCGACTACGACGCCGTGGACCGTGACGCGCTGGCCGTCGGCGACGCGGACGCCGTCGACGCCTTCGTCGACGCCCAGTGGAACGACGACTGGCACGTCGACCGCTCCGAGCCGTTCCCCGAGCAGTACGACACGTTCGTCGGCTCGGCAGCGTCGCTCTATCACTTCGCCCCCGTCGAGTTGAACCGTGAACACCTCGTCCGCGAGGGCTACCCCGAGGAGCGCATCCCGGTCGTCGGCAACAGCGTCGTCGACGCGATCGAGGCAAAGCGCGAGGCGGAACTGGACGAGAGCGTCTTCGACGTGTACCCGGCACTCGAAGCCCGCGACGACTGGCTCCGCGTCGACATCCACCGCCGGGCGAACCTGCTCCCCGGCCGGTTCCGCGCCATCGTCGAGGGCGTCGTCTCGCTCGTCGAGGACGGCTACAACGTCAACTTCGTCGAGCTGAACGCCACCCGGAACGCGCTGGAGGCGACGGGGCTGCGCGAGACGCTGCTCGAACTCGACGAAGCACGCGAGAACTTCCTGTTCACCGGTCTCTGGAAGAAGCACGCCCACGTCTACGAGTTCCTCGAATCCGGGCAGTGTCTCGCCGAGTTCACCGACTCCGGCAGCATGCAGGAGGAGCTGAACCACATCACGGAGACGGCCTGTCTCACCGCGCGCTTCAACACCGACCGTCCGGAGACGGTGTTCGAGGCGAAGACGAACCTGCTCGTCCCGCCGGTCTCCGGCGAGTTCGTCGCCACCGCCATCCGACGCGTCTGCGAGGACGACGCGCTGCTGGAGACGATGCGCGACGGGCCCGCACTCTACGGCGAGAACGTGGGCGAGGAGCTGGTCTCGTTCATGGACGACCACCGCGACGAGCCCGTGGAGTGGTCACACGAGCGCGCCGGCTTCGAGCTCGGCGAGACGACCGGGATAGACTACCTCTGA